Part of the Hevea brasiliensis isolate MT/VB/25A 57/8 chromosome 16, ASM3005281v1, whole genome shotgun sequence genome is shown below.
AATTGGTCACATAGAGAGTAATCAGACTCCAAAGATGATGACCAAAAGTAAAATCATCATTTATGTTCACTTTATTGGCTATGGACCAACAAGGCATCTGTTTTACCTTTTCTACATGTTGAGCGAGAGCAGAAATTGCTTGCTCAGCGTCCACTGTTTTGATTTCCCCCACAACTGCTATGGCCACAGCAGCTGCAATCTCAGAAGGCCTAAATTCCAAGAAGTCAATCCCTGCATTGAATTCCCACCCACCAAAAACATCAGACACCCTCTCTCAAATATTTCAATCATAACTGTTACAACTGCAGAAAGAAATTATTAAAGGCTCGTACAATCCAAAAAATGTGTGTCCGAAAGAAAATGACCTTTAATTGTGCTTAATATGAGCTGGATTGATTGCAAGATTAAAGATCTAGTTGGGGTTCCATCATTATTGATCTTGTTAAGGAAATGGTCTATGAAGGAGAAAGGTGTAATAGCTTGCATCCTCCAGCTCAAGGTGCTGAGCACAAGAAGCTCCATTCTTTGGATAGTTCTTGCTTCAAATACAAATTTTGATTCGCCAACCTGTAAATATCATGATAATTAGAACTAATCAGATACAAAACAGAAACTTTAACAGGCAACGCCAGCAGAAGATTGCAATGGATTCTCACCTGTAAATCTAGAGAAAGTGGAACTTCAGTCTCCTCCATTTTGGCTGCAAGAGATAAACATGCAACGGCCAATAACTGCATCATCCAAGCTTTACCCTTCTGCAGATGCAATCAAAACGAATTTACGAGAAATATAAGAATAGGATCACGATTCACAAGAGAGGTAACAGATGTAAAATGTTATGCACGTTTGATTCTCAACTTACAGGTAGTTCGTAGGCAGAGAGAAATCTATCCAAGTAATTTATTGATAAATATGCACATAGTGGTCCAAAACCAAAATGGGCATGAACCTGTTAGAACCAACAAGGCCATTAGCATTATTGATCATCAACTGGGCTCCATAAAGGAATTGCATAAAGAATTGAATAGAACAGGAAAAGCAAAGAACAACTCAAATTATTAATGATGTTTGGCATGAGACTAATCAAACGAAAGAGAATCAAAGTAAGAAAAAAATGTACATGTGAAACTAATCAAAGGAAAGAGAATAAAAGGCAAAGATAAAATATGCAAAAACAAAATCATACAgaacagaaaaagaaaagaacccACAGAAATGCAAATTAACAAATCAGCATCGCCCCCAAAAAAGGGAGAAAAAGAAGGGAACCCACCAAACCCATTTCAGATTGACCAAAACGTGAAAGCCAAAAagaattccaaaaaaaaaaaaagaaaaaaaaaaagaactaaatGGGAGACTGCCTGCGGCTTGCTCATTTCATTGAACACCAATACCAAAAACACAATCAGTACTTGCTCAAAGGGTTCGAATCAACCAAAACGAGGATAAAACTCAAGTCCATCTCCAGAATCCAGAACTGAATATCGATAGAACCAATATGAAaatcagaaaaaaaaatttttttttcttgtcctTCTAGAAAACTAGGGAAACATTCAAACGGGCAAAACCAAAACTCTTTTTTTTTCctcgagaaaaaaaaaaatcaaacgagAATATTAGTGAAGTGAAAACCATAGAAATACCATTGTAGAGAAACGTGTTTTCAGTAACCATTCGATATAAATGAAAAACGAAAGCCAGAAAGGATTCATAGTATGTGAGAAAACATGCCAAACCACGCAACCCACCTTTCCTATCCAATCGATAGCCTCTTTTCTGCTCCCCAAGTCCAAGTCCCCCCTCCTCAGCCTCTTTAAGTAATCCACATTTGGCAAATGTAGGCACTCTTTCTCAACCATCAAAGCCAAACACTCCTCACTCTGCACTGGCAACTCACCATTTCCACCACCACAATAGGCCCTGTCTTGATGGTGGATTCGATGATTCTTACGATGCCATGTGGCCTCATACTCCTCTACCAAAGCACCATAGCAATCGTTATGATCGAAAATGCCATTATTGTCCTCTGCACACAGAAGGCTTGAAACCGCACAGTCAAAACTCGGTGCCATTAAAACCTCTCGAAATGAAGGAAAAAAAACTCTCTTTGTATTGTATCTAAGCGAAGAAGTTCATTAAACTGAAATGGTGATTAAACCTTGGGTTTTTAATGTGTGTTCCCAGCAAATACAGATATACCCTTGGACAAAGAACACTTTTTTTTGGTATGAAACAATCGAAGGACAAAGAATGATATTTCTCAAGAGTGCAAAAGAACAAAAAACTAATATGGGTTGAAGCAGTCTAGTCTCTCGTTCACTCACTCTCTCTATTTCAAAATTGGGGGCTGAAAAGGCTGCTGCAAACAGGGTTTATGAAGGAAATGACAGCCTCTTTTAGGGCAAAAGGCAGAGAGAGAAGGGAAGTGAGGGAGAGCACTATATGAAAATCTCAAGAAAATGCGAGTGCATAATATACAGAACAGGAAGGGCAATTACAAGATTTTGTGGAGAGAGTAATGTCTATGCAAAGTGGCGTCTTTAAACACACCCATTAGAGCTTTTCAAAAAAAACACACCCATTGGAAGGGTTGTGCTTGGGAAACTATTGTTGGGCTGCAATTATTTTTTCGGCTAATTAGGTGGCTAAATTAAACTGGAAATTGTTTTTGTTTTGGGCCACTTTTTGACTTTATATTCCTCTGCAAACCACTCCATAAtaatctttataaattagtttgatCATCGTTCATACATTTAATCATGTATCATCCAATCGTATGACACTGATATTCTAGTTGTTAACATGAATTgtcctttctttttcttatttgagGTTCAACCATTGTATGACCCTACAATATTTTATCATAAGTAAGATACTATTATGGGTAAAatatatgataaattataaacaattttctaagatttaataaaatttataaattaatttctaacataagtatggtgatgattttatctttaaatttttttcctgttaataatttaattttttatattttatttttattaataaattaacataaaatatattaaacaaGGAATGATTTCACAATATAAATCAAATCACATCACATCACATCACATAACATGTTGAATAGATGGTCAAAGAGACGAGCAGATCATCATACATTTGATTTTCCTTCAATCGTCAAAATTCCCATTTATTTTCCGATTATAATGTGAGAATTTTATGATTATAAATTGGAAATTTTGGCGTGATAAAGTGAATAGATGAAAGAATGCAAGGATAAAAGAGTAAAAGGGAAGGTATGGCCGAccgacaggtgttaaattttccCATGTTGAACTCTTATTCACTGGAAACATCCGTTTCTTGCAGAAATTACAATTATGATTGGCTGTACTTTTTTCTGCTGTTCTCGGCCTTTCTCACTCTTACttttgtacaataatacaagaaaaaaaaaattcatttcattaataaaaaagaataaataaTTTCACGTCAAAAGAAGTACAATAAGAGCTTATTGCACAGAATAAAATTATATCAATTGTAAACATAAAACGCTCATAAAAAGAGAAACAAAACGAGCACATCATCCTAAAAATAAAACTCTTTTCATAAGAGAAGAGAAAAGCtacgtaaaataattaattttatttttataaataaattttaattattatacttattaataaataaatatatttatttataaatgtgTCTACTAAAAGTAGTTTGCCGTATTTATTAGAAAATatacttattaattaatttttaaaataaataattatatctattaaaatttaaaataaaaaaatatgtctATTTAGCATTTATTTGACATTAAATTTAAGAGattaaaattactttttaaaataaaaatactatttaagatgatattaaaaaaattattttaaaaaaattattttattattttgatatttttattattaatacgtatcaaatttaatttttaattattttttaatattttttaattaatatatttttttaaaaataattttttcaacaaattttaacaataataataCTAAATAGATCCTTAGTGAGGGTGTCATgaccctttattttttttttttttcgtattTCAAAACCTATTATGCACTTACTGTTTCAACATACTAAAATTACAGCTCGGTAACAGAACTCGTATTCACACAAGAAGTTGCTGCTGGAAGGTTTTTTTATTATAAGATTAAAATCTTCATATTAAGCAAATTTATAATTATTCAAATTGAGATATATTGAATACCTCATGGTTAATTAGAACTAATTATGACCCCATTTAGCATGGGGTTGTGCCGCTTACCTATAGACGTAACTTTTCATTATTTTCTGTTTTTTGAAGGCTcaattaattttgatttcttaaaatGTGGCCGTTTATTGTCAATGTTCTTTGTCAACCTTATCATGATTATTCaaaccaaaaaaagaaaaagaaaaaaaaaaaaaaacttactatGATTATGCCATGCAATTATTCAACGAATCGTACAACGGTGTCCTCTTAAAATAATTCAAAGCCTAAATTGAAATTATCATTCtgaaaaatctttttttttttttaaaaagaacaaaaaaaaaaaaatcccttgtGTATATTGACTTtcgatatttatttattttttatttgataatgAAAATAGAGCTTTTTttctttagaaaaaaaaaaaaggaaaattaaaccTTAAAATTGCTTGGATGTCATTAACTTTTATCAACTGCTCCATTAATTAGAAACCTAACAGTGGCCTTATTTCAAATACGATAATTATTTTACTATaccattatttaataaatttaataataagtaGCATAATTCTTAATAAAATCATAATAAGCCTTTAGATACTGCAatagaatttgaaaattttgaatataataTTCTGACATGTAGTACTGCATATCAGTGGGACAAAATAATATAGAATTTTGGATTAGATCCCATTATCTGACCCAGAAAAGCATATAAAAGGCTCGTATACTTGAGTTGAGATGGCAAATGGTTGGGAttattctatttatatttttaaatctcAAGCCTTCCATGAAGCGCTAATTCAAAATTTAGATCAATATATCCcataattatttatgttcatgAAGCTCtgtcaggaaaaaaaaaaaaaaaagtaaatcacCCTAACCCTGTTTGTTTCATATGGATTTTTTCAAGTCATgctgattttttatttaataattacaaCTAGTtgacattatatatatattgcatacaaaatttcacaaattaatgaaaataaatataaaacattttggataattatgaaaatattaagTCTCTCATCAATTTTTTTTAGTGTAATAGTCATTATTTTCTAAATCCAGGTTTATGATTAAATATTTCATAGCCCCTGATTTAACCCACCTCATGAGATGATATTTTATCGAACTATAATGAATCTCAAAAAAATCACAAATAATTCATTCAAACAGTCTCTTATCATTTATTTGTATTAAGAGAATATGAATGTTACATATACTACATCaagtatatttaataaaatttttatgagataaaaaaaaaatgaattttcatTTTTTGGATATTAAATATTATCATAATGTATCAAACCCAATATTACTTTTGAAAATTTTCTATTTTCCTAAaacatttttatgatatttttttttttgggggtaaCAATTTCTTTACACCAATGAAGAGACGAGAAGAGAATCTAAATTTTCCAAGGATGAGAAAAGCATGGGGCATCCATAACATTTGATGGACACGCATGACTCCTAGAACCCCAATGTCTCAATCCCTGTGGCCGAAAAAGCTAGGTTTTAATGATGAAATTAGAAAATCTTCTCAAAATCATCCAAAATCTATGGTGTGGAGATTAAAGACTAGTCTTTTTACTGCCCAAAGAATCACAAAAAGAGTGTTCCTTTTGCTTTCTTTTGGTTTTTGCACTTTTGGGAGCGTCCCCTTTAGGTTCTTCAAATGCTTCAAGTACAAAATTTTTCCCCCCTAACATTTAGCAATAACACCTAAACAAGGTCAATTAGGAGGGCAAACCAAGTTTTTACCTAGGGTAAATTACAGATTATGAGACTAATTAGCATAGTTAGtagttataattttataaattacatGGGTTTTGAGTCATTAAGAATTGGCATGATTTTATTTTGGGAATGGTGCAAAAGAAATCTTTGaaccattgatataaaatttcaagTAAAGATTAACTTTAAGGTCAAATTCTAACATTTTTGGTCCATTGGGTTTCAATTCCTTCACTAGATGCGCCTCGACTAGGTGTTTATCAATTCATTCATTTGTTTTTTCACCCTTTTTTAATCTCTTATAGGCCCAAAATTTTTGGGGTCAATACTCAATATGTTTCTAAAAACATTTACCTTGACTTGGTGTTCTTTCTTCTTGGAACACTAAGATTAACTAACATGTGTTTCATTAAATGTATCAATTGTTTAATACATACGTCCAATAGGGATTAGTATATTTcaaataaacaatatattaaaacttggGTAATATCAAATATTATCcaacattattaaaaaaaattattagataataTATTATCCGAATTCATGAAAAATCGAGTATACATAAAAATTTCTTTTCAATTGAAGTTTTCTTTGTCTAATCACATAATTAAGAGGCAATAGTAATTAACAAACAAAGTTTAACGGTAAAAATAGGATAAGGATAGGGTTTAAGTAACTTAGGATGCTTTGTGGTGGTAGAATAAGGTAACCAATGAGGCATGTGCTTAAAAATGGGTTTCTAAAGAGACTTTAGGGACAGAAATTTCCTACCTTTTCTTTCTCCTCTCTTCTTTGAAATGCTTCTTTTCTTCACTTTGAATTTTACCTTTTTGTTTTTCCACTTTTGcagttgagaaaaaaaaaaaaaaagaataaattcCTCTGAGGGGAGGGAttattgttattaaaataaaagaaaaatgagacCCTTTGTCAGTTTTGTGCCAATCTCAAAGAGAGTGTTCCATTGAGAGAAGAGAAGCATTCTTCTAAgacttttcatttttggtctaAAGAAGAAGGTTTTGTTGTTGGGTTTCGACTAGAGATCCGAGCTTAACAGAGTGTCATCCACATTCCAGTCCACACCCACTAACCCATTTCTTTAACTAATCCCTTTGGTTCAGTttctatatattattttaatttcttgtttactTTTTTACTGCTACAAGCCCAATGTTAGGGCATATTGACCAGATTTTAACCCGCATTTGACTGAATCTTGTTCCCACACAAAGCAAAAGATTATATTCACGACACAACTCGCAGGCTTTACCATACATCACACGTAATGCTGGATTCTTTGGCTATCCATCTACTTGTACTCTTGTAATGGACTTTCCTTCTTATTAGGgtattttcttcttctatttttttttgtttgctttcatatatatatatatatatatatatataataagaaaaatttttcattttacaGATTTAATTTTGCTCATTATTCATTGATTTTAAGAGTTGATTCATCACTATACCTTAACTTCAATTGTAtttaaaaaatacttaaatttaaatttaatattaccaAAAACTTTAATCAAATTTCATTGGATACTTCAGTTAAAAGCTGATCTTGacatgataaaaaaataatttagagtttacgaaaaaatgaaatgaatggaaatgaaaaaGTTATTAGTAATATTTCAATCATAATTAAAGAAATTGTTCTTTTCACATAACagacaaataaatatttattattgtgTAGAATCTATCTAAGCATATGTAGATTAGTCTTTAGCTGAAGAATTTTGCATAGTATTTAATTaaaagttaaatattattataatagaaATTAAAGCTGAGAGACAGTAATTCAATGAAATTAAGCCTGTTTTACAATAGTCATTCTAATATGTGTTTTTGTTggctttttttttataattaatttctattaagatttaaatttaaaatcttataattttagGGATGTTTAGATGGCATTAAATAGGCAATTTTCAATTATATTTATCACTCATGCTCATTTATTAAGAAATCAGAAAATCCAAATTCTGGAATGTATTATATACAAGGCATTGGTTAAATCGAAACAAACCCAAATAAACTATATGGATTAgtcttttaacaaataatttttttttttcctgcctGCCAAACGCAACCTTAAGTCCTTGAGATTCACTACTTAATACTTTATGGCCTTCCAAGTTCCAATCCTAAGAGTCAGTCAGTCTACCAGTAAAACAAAgtgattaaaagaaaaattaaaaaactaaactTGATAGTTAATAATATTAAAAGAGATGATTATTTAACAGACTCTGCATTGAGCCTGTAACATTTGGTCATCTAGGCATGTGCAACGCCTCCCAACGCCGTGGTCCGCCTTCAAAAACAACCAGAACATCCGCCGTATCTCCAGTGTCTCCACCATTAAACACCACCTCTTATTAAAAATAAACATGTCCCTTTCCTATTGGTGCTtcaaatgatttaaaaataataataataataagtgatTAAATTGTGATTAAGCATATGCTTATCCTAAATACGGTTGAGCTGGCAAAGTCAGCTGTCATGGCTTGAGCAATGTCTTTATTTAAGCTATCAAAGAAAtagaaaaggggcattttgggtAAGCTTTGGGGATTCTGCAATTTAGAGATAGGGACCATATGCTTAGTGAGAAGGGAGAAAGAGGGAAGCAATTCCATAGTGAAGTTTTGTCCCTGCTAATaggtttgattaattaattaattactcaaTTATGAAACTAAaaacttaattaattagttaaataaaTGTACTCCTGATGATAACAGGCAAGAAACCAAAGAGGAAAATGCCATAGGAACCAAGCTGGCATGGAGGCTTTCTTGCCTAATTGACCAATAAATTGCATCTCCTTCTCCAACAACAATTCAGAATCCCTCAACCGAGCAAGCTTGGCTTTGCCTTGTTTCCACCACCAGAAAAAATAgctatttctttttttatgtctCAGACTCAGTTATGTTTACTGGAATTTGTCCTTTTCAATATGAGCTCATCTCATGGACTACACCCTTAATGCTTTGATTGGTTTCTGAGAATTGATgggattaaattaaaaaaaaggagAGAATGCAGAAGAACCGACAATTTTAAGACTGGCTGAGATGGGGATTGGAGTCTTATTATATCTGAATCTAATTATATTTTgtctgaaattgattaatggctaTAGGATCAGGATCTGTTCTCctatacttaaaaaaaattaagaaaatgcaaGTTGCTTATACTTATTTTGGCATTCAGAGCTCTGCTCCTCTCAATTGTCTTACATATCATTTTATTTGCAGCTGCGCATcctaacagtttttttttttttaattattatttttaatgaatttagccATTTATAGTATATGCTCGTTTAATTATATAATCATTTATACTTGTCATCTATGCTCATTTGGATTAGACgttaatatcattaaattaaatttattaagtcCTTTTTTAATTTAAAGATGATTCTtgtattattaacataaaaaattaaaGGGTACCTTTGATTCAAAGACGACGGAAACTTACCATGAGAGTTGAATCAATGGATAAACCTGTAGGTCCAGTTTGATCTGCATGAGCCGAGTCACAAGCTAACATTCTCAATTGACCAATTAAATGAAACACAAAAACATGAGCTTGTTAGGCCTTAAAGAGAGCTGGATTCCTAGGCCCATTGATCCTTgaaccatatttttatttttattatttataaaagataaattattttttatttaaaaatattttttaataaaataaaatatactttaatttaccaaaaaaaaaacaataaaaaaccgTCCATAAATCCATCTCCATTGCAATTGCTTCGCTCCTCTGTTAGCGAATGAgtcattctcttcttcttcaataCGACGGCGTTTTGCATGTTGAGCTTGGGCCCCTTCAATCTCTGCCCCGTCCCCAACCTCTCCCCTTCCCTCAAGGCAGGTCACGCTCAATCTCTCTCTTTTTTACAAGGTAAACCTTTCAATTTCATTTTGGGTCTTGATTACCTTTCAATTAAGTTGATGTTTATGTGTTTAATTCGTGGATTAGATCAAAGTTTAGCGCCCACTCGCAAGATAATTCCATCAAAATGGAAGCAAGCGGCAACACTGTACCCAGTATTGTTGTTTACGTGACTGTCCCTAGCCGAGAAGCTGGTTGGTTTTCCTTTTACTATCCTCATTACTTAGTAtttgaaccaaaattaactcaacttTGCATGGTTGAATTATACTTGCAATTGCTATTCATTGATGGGAATTCGCTGCTTCATCGGttttactcaactcaactaatccTCTGTATCAAGCTAACTGGGATCGGCCATATGAATTCTTCTATTCATTTTTGTTGGGCACGccgttggtttttgatgaattaATTAAGAACTGAACAATCTTGGAATAACAGAAGAATTGTTTGTTTGGGAATAAATACAGAACTTGTTGCTTTGTGATATATCCTGCTCGTATCTCCCAAGAAACATCAATTTTGTAAGATGAGAGGAAAAGAGctgtataattaaaatattcataTTGTTTAAGGTGATTACTGTGAacttagtttttaaattttgtat
Proteins encoded:
- the LOC110634168 gene encoding cyclin-D3-1-like — translated: MAPSFDCAVSSLLCAEDNNGIFDHNDCYGALVEEYEATWHRKNHRIHHQDRAYCGGGNGELPVQSEECLALMVEKECLHLPNVDYLKRLRRGDLDLGSRKEAIDWIGKVHAHFGFGPLCAYLSINYLDRFLSAYELPKGKAWMMQLLAVACLSLAAKMEETEVPLSLDLQVGESKFVFEARTIQRMELLVLSTLSWRMQAITPFSFIDHFLNKINNDGTPTRSLILQSIQLILSTIKGIDFLEFRPSEIAAAVAIAVVGEIKTVDAEQAISALAQHVEKERVLKCIQLIHDMLLIGGTVKDASASILSVPQSPIGVLDAACLSYRSDDTTVGSCANSSQNTPDAKRRRLNRPWEV